The sequence TGATCAGTGTATCGAACAAACTATTATATACCCCGTAGAGAAAATGTATTAGAATATTATAGTAACCTCAGCAGGCAAAGCGAACGTAGCTATATCAGTGACAAAATAACATGGAAAGGAACCCTTGCATAACCGGATACTATTGGTGACGTGTCTGCGTATCTGAGCAGCCAAATCTGGTGCAACGTAACTCGGTACCCTTTTCACTCCAGAACCTGAACCTTCAATTTGTGATAATAATGTTGCTAGAATATCTTCTCTTTGAAATCTGTTAAGGATACGTTAAACTGAATGAGCAATACTCGgcgaaatatttctatttaacACAATAATATTATAGATTATATAACGTACTATAATATTTGTTATGTCACACATGTCACAAAGAAGTTGAAACATGGCCAGaaagaatatacagggtgtctcaaaaatgttctacctcccCAAAGGGGACGACGATCCGTGTTTTTTCTTTGATAACTCTGaaggaagtacaatatttttggaaTACCCTGTATACATTCACAAGAATACATGaacagaaataaaattgtttcccaCTGACCTAATTGCTAAATGTACTAGAGTATGCCCAACATCGAAAGCGCTACTTCTATTTAGAAGCAGAACTTCTGAGTGCGTCAACTGACGAGCAGGATCGCCTCCGCTTGTCAAATAAGCCTCGACAGGAGCATTGTCGCCTTCCACAATGCCAAGACATGCGTTTAACCAGCACCAATCGGTGTGATGCTTTAGCTGCTTTAATCTACGTTCATAGTCACAATTATTAGGAGATTGAGGAGTCGATAAATTGTCATTCCTGCTATCAGGATATCTATGCGAGCTCCTACAACATGAGAAGACTTGCAATACTTGAAATATTGTTGCCTATAGTATCAGTAcaatcaataaaaattcatttacctTCGTCCTACAGCCATATTCTCGTCCCTTTGAGTTTGATGAATATACGGTACGTGCGGCGGTGAAGGTAAGTTGCGTTGACTGTGATCTCTTTCTGGACTCGGCAAAATAACACCCACATTATTGGTACTTTTATCCCTTCTGTCTTTTTCTTTAGGGTTACCACACATCACGCACTTCGTGGCTTTCGGCCAATTTTCATAAGTACACACGAGACAAGACCACTTCTCAGGATGCAAATTAGTTTGTAAGTTGTAAAATTTTTCCGGATGTAAATTTATCGGAGGTGGTATAGATCCTGAATTTGGTGGCGGATCTCCTAGCCTAAGGGGTGCTAGATGTTCATGCAAATTCGAAGCTATGGAGTGTATAGACTGATTGAGACCCATGGGTTTTTTATTTCCACACTGAACACAACGTGTGGTATTTTGATAGTTAAGATAGGTACACATTGCACAAGACCACTTGCCACCCGATGGTACATTCTGACTATAATTCTGAGGACTAAGATTATAAGAATCCGTAGGACTTAAATGTGTTACTGGACCGGACGCGACGTTCGATCCAGATCTTTGTGGACTCGGATCCCTTAGACGGTAGATATCCTCCCCTAATAAAGGCTTGGCGCTTCTGCACATTGTGCATTTCAAAGAAGAAGGCCAATTTTCGTATGTACAATATTCACAGGTCCATTTCGACTCTCGTTCTTCAAGCCTGTTACTCATTTTCTCTGTATCACCCCTTTTATCGTGTAAATCCTATTGTCCCTAATGCATAGACACTTTAATATCGAGGCTCGaatcaaatatatatttataaagcaTTAAATGTGTAAATCGAAAGTTGCATCGAATATCTTAACAAGTTCTTTTTAATGTTGATTACGATTAttgaattttgcatattttcatGTCACAAGATATACGACGAAAACGTGATTCCCATTAAACATTGGCGAGAGTATTCGTTAGTCATATAACGAAGTTCATGTCATGTGGTAAACATGTCGATTCGATATAAGAAAATAAAAGCTGCCACGGTAACGTGAATACAGACAGCTATTGAAATCTGCAAAGAGAACAAAAGTAACGGTATCAATTCAATGGGAACAGTCATTATTATTTACCAGTAACTAAATAAGTACACTCCTgtccataagtcaccggacacttattcaaatttggatgcagacgattttttgttattaaggGGCCTACATTATGAAATAGAAATAGTGCttactaatttttaaaaatatccatatattttctaattttataaatttaaggaGGTAgacactcgtttccaggattgcaaggatatGGAATGCACCTTCTAATTTCTTGATGATGCAAATAAAAAGtcttatttttatgtttatgtgTCGTAATGTGCATTATTCATAAAGCTGTGATAGCTAcatgccaaataatgcaaattatgccttgtaaacgtaaaactaggacttttgagggtgattgcggcctagattgatctataATCTAGcccttttgactactaaaaaaccgcATCTTTGCGTTATCTCAATATTGCATTGTTGCCtggaatcctggaaacgagtctacctcctcAAGTAAggtaattgttttccaatttggcttCTAGAGCTATAAACGTCCCACAATTTCTCGATCTCTTTTTCCCAAAACTTCCTTCATATagcatatgtatatatttaattttgcatttaaatattataatagctacatatctaatcaaaataaaacaatcaaatAAGTATCTGGTGATTTATGAACAGGATTATACGcgagtaagtaagtaaataagtAAGTGAGTAAGTAAGTACGTACATTGTTTAAATGGAGAAACAAGTGTTAGCTTtattaacatatatatatatatatagatatatataaatataatagtataaGCTTAACAAGAAGATTTACATTGACAAATAACATAAGACAAGGTAAACTCAACTAAAACAGGAGCTAATATATTTACAATTGGATTCCAATCggatttatatgtatgtatacatatatgtatacacgtacatatatatatatatatatatatatatatatatacacaattAAAATAACATATACATAAAAACATAGAGAGAGTACGCGAGGCGATGAAAATCTACTAGTAATATGATACAAAATTCCTTGGCAAGACAAACTAATCATTTGAAAAGTAAAACGCGGTAAACTGTAATAGAGGTTTGAAATGTGACTGACCTCTAGCGCTTTTATGTCGCACAAGCGTCACGTCAAGGAGAAATGTGGACAGGATTTTACGGGCCAAAGCAAGTGTCGTACGGTTGTTAGATCAGAAGTGGGGCTACCTGGCAAAAGTTGAGCCTGGTGTCCCGAAAGTTGTTGTCACGCGCGAATAAGCTCCATCGAAGTACAATGTATCGGTTGACCGTGGTGAACCTGACGTGAAGACAGATACGTGGAATCAGTTGTAGGATCGCGCACTACGGCCACCAGCCTCACTGTAATCGCATTTAAATAAGAGAGAAGGATTAAGGCACAGGCtacgagaaacaaatttttcacaTCCGCGAGAATGAAAGCCCGCCTTCTCTCCTCGCGTTCGAATCGAAGTAAATCTTCTTTTTCCCCACCGACGAAGACCCGAGGCACGTCACTCGTCGAACGGGTGAAATGCGACGAACGTAACGAGACAAGAGAACTTCTCTCTTTACGCACACTCACTCCTTGATTAATAGACGCACGGTATCCCTTTTGGCTGCACTTCGCtcctcttttcccttctacaagTCAAATACAGTCATGATGTTATCCTTCGAACTGCCATGCAAAGCTGAACACTTCGCTGAGAAAGTAGGTTTTGACAATCATCCGCAAACAGATATCAGGGCTACCAACATCGTGTAACAACGCCTCCTGAACTCGACGCTAGAGGGCTGAGAAACGATAACCTATTCTCGCTATATAGTTCTCCGTTTAATTATTCAAACGTCTGCATTCGAATTTTACATTTTCCTAATTGAATAGAGCAGCAAATCGTTTGTTCTAATCTTAATCGATTCTTAGAAACTGAGCTGAATCTACAGAAATCTATAAGCGTACAATATATCTTGATATGAGTACGGAATTTTTTAGTTCATTTTTCATACGAGGTAAATTTTGAACGACCTAGTCCACAATTGGGTATCGatggatttaaaaaattgatcgttAAAAATCATATACCGAGCAATAATCGGTTACTGGCCATTTAATCGGATATCCTAAATAGTATGTACACGATATAAATCCGGTTATATCAATCACACTAATTCAAGTGCGCCTATCTCCAATAATAAGATATAGATTTTGTTGTACATGTAAGTCTTAAATGAAGTCTACTAAAGTCGATCAAAATCAGCTACTCAAGGCCACCGGCAATAAAGTATCTTGTTCgttgatttattttttaattatattaccaATGGAACGGTAAGAATTTTGTAAACACTGCCTCCTGAACTTACCGCTAGAGGACCATAGAGGACCACGAAGATTTACACTCTgaactattttaaatttttctttcggcctgaaatatttgcattgttatattattttctgaattttgtcgatataaaactgatatcACCTCGTATAATACTTtcagtagtttattaaaatattaaacacgTTTAGTAGTTTATCGAAaagaaatttaataatgcaagaaatattttgaataatgctatAAGAATTATTAGTAGCgcctctgagtcaccactcgagtgcaaagggttaatagaaaTTCCTTTAGCTGGACAGTCCGTAACTAATACTTCAATTACTATGCGACGAATTCCGGGAAAAGTTACAAAATGCGATTGTGCACTCTTTCCTACCTTTAACCTAAATTTCAGTCGCTGCGATCTATACAGTCACCGAGTTTGTGAAAAGTGTGCAGTTACATCACGCAATCTCCTCAGA is a genomic window of Lasioglossum baleicum chromosome 14, iyLasBale1, whole genome shotgun sequence containing:
- the Trbd gene encoding ubiquitin thioesterase trabid isoform X1, with the protein product MSNRLEERESKWTCEYCTYENWPSSLKCTMCRSAKPLLGEDIYRLRDPSPQRSGSNVASGPVTHLSPTDSYNLSPQNYSQNVPSGGKWSCAMCTYLNYQNTTRCVQCGNKKPMGLNQSIHSIASNLHEHLAPLRLGDPPPNSGSIPPPINLHPEKFYNLQTNLHPEKWSCLVCTYENWPKATKCVMCGNPKEKDRRDKSTNNVGVILPSPERDHSQRNLPSPPHVPYIHQTQRDENMAVGRRSSHRYPDSRNDNLSTPQSPNNCDYERRLKQLKHHTDWCWLNACLGIVEGDNAPVEAYLTSGGDPARQLTHSEVLLLNRSSAFDVGHTLVHLAIRFQREDILATLLSQIEGSGSGVKRVPSYVAPDLAAQIRRHVTNSIRLCKGSFPCYFVTDIATFALPAEVEDLPSIVQEQLLEELLDKEAQQQLEGGCGEPPALNWSLEITERLGSRLHALWNRSAGDCLLDSAMQATWGVFDRDNALRRALADSLQQAGQFFYPRWREYEASQASRMLDFTLEETQWQEDWESLLATAAQPGSALEQLHVFALAHILRRPIIVYGVKYVKSFRGEDIGYARFEGVYLPLLWEPSFCIRSPIALGYTRGHFTALVPIEPYASSRIPPISSHGGVGLVGGNSPLQQLQIEMQTTFMPLMDREHKLLPIHFLSPEEVGREETILKEWLDVCRTEGGVLVAQQKLHKRPLLVAQMLEEWLNHYRRLAQTNNAPFLRPPVLQDYSSDGDTEDE
- the Trbd gene encoding ubiquitin thioesterase trabid isoform X2, with amino-acid sequence MSNRLEERESKWTCEYCTYENWPSSLKCTMCRSAKPLLGEDIYRLRDPSPQRSGSNVASGPVTHLSPTDSYNLSPQNYSQNVPSGGKWSCAMCTYLNYQNTTRCVQCGNKKPMGLNQSIHSIASNLHEHLAPLRLGDPPPNSGSIPPPINLHPEKFYNLQTNLHPEKWSCLVCTYENWPKATKCVMCGNPKEKDRRDKSTNNVGVILPSPERDHSQRNLPSPPHVPYIHQTQRDENMAVGRRLKQLKHHTDWCWLNACLGIVEGDNAPVEAYLTSGGDPARQLTHSEVLLLNRSSAFDVGHTLVHLAIRFQREDILATLLSQIEGSGSGVKRVPSYVAPDLAAQIRRHVTNSIRLCKGSFPCYFVTDIATFALPAEVEDLPSIVQEQLLEELLDKEAQQQLEGGCGEPPALNWSLEITERLGSRLHALWNRSAGDCLLDSAMQATWGVFDRDNALRRALADSLQQAGQFFYPRWREYEASQASRMLDFTLEETQWQEDWESLLATAAQPGSALEQLHVFALAHILRRPIIVYGVKYVKSFRGEDIGYARFEGVYLPLLWEPSFCIRSPIALGYTRGHFTALVPIEPYASSRIPPISSHGGVGLVGGNSPLQQLQIEMQTTFMPLMDREHKLLPIHFLSPEEVGREETILKEWLDVCRTEGGVLVAQQKLHKRPLLVAQMLEEWLNHYRRLAQTNNAPFLRPPVLQDYSSDGDTEDE